Genomic DNA from Noviherbaspirillum saxi:
GATGGCGGATCCGCCGACAGCGAATCCACCGCGCTGGCCGACATCGCGTAGCGCTGTCCGTTGTGAATACAGGTGATCACGCTCACCGATTTCGCGAGGCGTCGCATCGCCTGCAGCATGGCGTTACGCAAGTCGTTTTGGGTCTCATGGGCGCTCATGCCGAGTTCCTCCGGAAAGTTGATGATGCGGTTGCGACGGCATTGATGCCGCGTAATGCGCGGATATAGCGTTCAGACGAAGAAGTCGGCGTTGTCGCGTCCCAGCAGCATGCCGCCATAGTTGCGCGCGAACGGATCGACGTTGTTGGCGACATGCGAGCGCGCCGCATGCACGTCGAGAAAGACGCGTGTCAGCGGATTGCTCAGGTAAATGCCGCGGCCGCCGCAATAGCGCAGCAGGCGGCTGACATGCGCGGCCGAACGCTCGGCCACGGCGGCGGAGTGATATCGATACTGCACCCGTGTCTTGACCGGCAATGGCTGTCCTTCATCCGCCGCCTTCATCATGACGCTGAAATTGCGCTGCAATACCGCTTTCATTTCATCGACCGCCGCCTGCGCATCGGCGCACGCGAGTTGTGCGCCTGTGTCTTCAGTGGTTTTTTGGCCGGTGTTGCTGCTGACACGCGCGGGCGCGCTTTGCAGGAACAGATTGATCGCGCCTTGCAATGCACCGATGGAACCGGTCGATACCGCCCGCACGAAAATCTGGGCGAACGGGAGCCGGTATAGCGGCGCGGTATTGACGCGATTGCCCGGGCTGTCGCAGGCGAAGCCGTCTATGGCCTTGTGCGTGCGGTACTCAGGAACGAATGCATCCTCCACCACGATGTCGTGACTGCCGGTCCCGCGCAGCCCCATCACATCCCAGTTGCGGACAATTCTGTAGTCGGCGCGCGGCAACAGGAAAGTACGGTATTCAGGCGCGCCATCGCTATCTTTCGGACGCACCAGCGCGCCGAGCAGCACCCAGTCGCAATGTTCGCTGCCACTGGAAAATCCCCAGTGGCCGGAGAGGCGAAATCCTCCATCCACTTCCGTCACCTTGCCGACCGGCATATAGGTGGATGAGGTCAATACCGTGCTGTCCCTGCCCCAGACCTCTTCCTGCGCCCGCTCGTCGAACAACGCAATTTGCCAGTTATGCACCGCCACCACGCCGTACACCCAAGCGCTCGACATGCAGCCTTCCGCAAGAGCCATCTGAATCCCGTAGAAGACATCGGGATCCATCTCGTATCCTCCATACCGTTTCGGCTGCAGCACACGGAAAAAGCCAGCCTTCTGAAAATCGGCGATGGTTTCGTCGGGAATCTTCGCATCCCGCTCGGCCTGCGGAGCCCGCTGGGCAAGGATAGGCGCGAGTGCACGTGCCCGTTCAATCAAACCTTCAGCCGTCTCAACATTGTCCGACGTTCCCTGTCGCATCATCCGCTCTCCATATGATCTGCAATTGCATTGCCCGGCAATGATTGATCTATCTGCCGTTGATCACATGTTTGTCTAGAATGAACGACGGAACATCGTCCGAAAAGACTAGTGGTTCACTTGGACGCATTGGCCTCGGCGCGTTAAAAAATGTGGCCGATACTGTTTTTACTTGGACGGAGATTGAGGCTTTTTTCTGATACGCCCGGTGCACGCGCAATACCGTCAGGTGTGGACGTGGAAGACGAACAACCGTGCACTGCCGTTCAAGTGTCGAATTCGTTCAGAAGACATCAAATTTGGAGCGTCAGATGCACGCTCCCACCGGAAACAGCATCGAGTGGGCCACAGTGAAAGCGCAGATACCACATGGGCCCCGTGCGGTGACGGAAAAACGCAAGACATCGGAGACGCAACTCAAGCGCCTTCAATGCGGATATTTGAGCGCGGCTTTGACAAAGCAGACCGCTTCACTTGAATCAC
This window encodes:
- a CDS encoding flavin-dependent monooxygenase is translated as MMRQGTSDNVETAEGLIERARALAPILAQRAPQAERDAKIPDETIADFQKAGFFRVLQPKRYGGYEMDPDVFYGIQMALAEGCMSSAWVYGVVAVHNWQIALFDERAQEEVWGRDSTVLTSSTYMPVGKVTEVDGGFRLSGHWGFSSGSEHCDWVLLGALVRPKDSDGAPEYRTFLLPRADYRIVRNWDVMGLRGTGSHDIVVEDAFVPEYRTHKAIDGFACDSPGNRVNTAPLYRLPFAQIFVRAVSTGSIGALQGAINLFLQSAPARVSSNTGQKTTEDTGAQLACADAQAAVDEMKAVLQRNFSVMMKAADEGQPLPVKTRVQYRYHSAAVAERSAAHVSRLLRYCGGRGIYLSNPLTRVFLDVHAARSHVANNVDPFARNYGGMLLGRDNADFFV